GGTGACGGGCACTGGACGCCCCTGCGGGCGGGTGGTTCCCGGTGATGGACGATGGTGTTCATCCACCACGTACGGGAAACGTGTGGCCAGCGTGGCCAGCGTGGCGGCCTCCCCGTACAGCGGCAGTGGCGTGGGGCGATGAATGGTGATCGCCCGCAGATCGTCGATGCCGTGAATGTGGTCGGCATGTTCGTGCGTGTAGAGCACGGCATCGACCGACGCGATGCCCGCCGCCACCAGTTGCAGACGGAGCTCCGGTGGCGTGTCGATGAGCAATCGCACGGGCGTCTGCGGAGTTCCGTGCGGATTCTCATGCAGGTTCCCGTGCGGGGCGTCGATTTCGATGACGGCCCCGCAGCGGGATCGTTTGTCGCGCGGATCGGGCGAATGGCATACCGCACAGCCGCACCCGATCTGTGGCACGCCGAAACTCGTGCCGGTTCCCAGGAAGATGAGTCGCATCCCGGGAGTGGTGGTCAAACCGTTTCGACCTTGAGCAGGTTGGTGGTTCCCGGCACGTCGAACGGCACGCCGGCAGTCACCAGCACGCGGTCACCCTTGGTGACCAGGTTGAGGTCGAGCGCTTCACGCAGCGCCATGGCCACCATGTGGTCGTAGCCACGCGCGGTGGGCACGAGTCGGGGCACCACGCCCCACACCAGGGCGAGCTGACGGCAGACGCGCGGCTCGTCGGTGAGCGTGAGAATGGGCACGCTGGGCCGGTGCGAGGCGACGATGCGCGCCGTGAACCCGCTCTTGGTGAACACGATCACCAGTGGAGCGTCGAGCATGCGCACGGCGGCCACCGTGGCGGCCGCGATCGCTTCCTCGGTGTTCACGCCGGCCATCACGCGGCGTTCGTACTTGCGCGGATGAATGGCCGCCGGATGGATCTCGATTTCCTTGATGATGCGGCGCATCGCCTCGACGGCGAGACGCGGATAATGTCCCGCGGCCGTCTCCGCCGACAGCATCACGGCGTCGGTCCCGTCGAGGATGGCGTTGGCCACGTCGCTGGCCTCGGCGCGCGTGGGGCGTGGATTGTCGATCATCGACTCCAGCATCTGCGTGGCGGTGATGACCGGACGTCCCATGCGATTGGCCGTCGCGATGATGTGCTTCTGCGCGATGGGGACTTCCTCGAAGGGCAGCTCCACGCCGAGATCACCGCGGGCGACCATGACGGCGTCCGTCGCACGCATGATCTCCTCGATGTTCTCGAGCGCCACGTCCTTCTCGATCTTCGCCACGATGAGCATGGTGCGCGGGATCAGCGCCCGCAGCTCCTCGATATCCTGCGCCCGACGCACGAAACTCAGCGCGATCATGTCGAGCTCGTGCGCCACGGCAAAGGCCAGATCGGCCTTGTCCTTCTCGGTGAGCGAGGGCGCCGACACGGCGATGCCGGGCAGGTTCATGCCCTTGTTGCTCGTGAGTGTGCCGCCGTGCACGACGGTGGCCCAGACCCGCGGATTCTCCACGCGCGTCACGACCAGTTCGAACAGACCGTCGTTGATGAGCACACGGTTGCCCGGATTCACGTCGTGGCAGAGGTCCGCATACGTGATGGGGATCTCGTCGCCGCTGGCGAGCGCTTCGGGCACGAGGACCACTTCGCCCCCCACCTCGAGTTCACGCGGCGCCGGCAGCACGCCGATGCGGATGCGCGGGCCCTGCAGGTCCGCGAGAATCGCCACCGGACGTCCCGCCGCGGCCGACACTTCGCGCACCGCCTTGATGGTGCGCTCGTGGATCTCGTGCGTGCCGTGCGAAAAGTTGATGCGGGCCACGTCGAGCCCCGCATCGACGAGCGCACGGATGCCCTCGGGGGAATTGCTCGACGGGCCGAGCGTTCCGACGATCTTGGTGCGCGGCACGTACGGTCGCTGAATCGTGTTCGTCACTTCGGGCACGGGTGCATCCACGGCGGCGCGCTCCGGACCGGTGCGCGGAATGGTCATGGGCTCGATGGGCATCAGTGACTCCCCACCAGCGTGGCGCGTTTGCGCCCGAGGCCCGCGAGGAGCGTCACGAACGACTGTTCGAACGACGCCAGTCCCTCCGCCAGCAGGGTGTCCGTCACCGCCTGCAGCGAGATGCCCTGGGCTTCGAGCGCGGCCAGGGCGCGCTCGGCGTCGGCGACGTGCTCGGTGACCGACTGCCGCACTTCCCCATGATCCCGGAAGGCTTCGAGGGTGGCCGGCGGCAGCGTGTTGACCGTGTCGGGGCCGATGAGCTCTTCCACGTAGATCACGTCGCGATACGCGGGATTCTTGGTGCTCGTGCTGGCCCAGAGCGGCCGCTGCACGCGGGCGCCCAGCGTCGACAGCGCTTCCCAGCGCGCGCCGGAGAACGACGCCTGGAAGAGCCGGTAGGCCAGCTTCGCATTGGCGATCGCCGCCTTCCCCTGCAGGGCGAGCAGCGCCGCATCGTCGTTCGCCGCCGCGGCCTTCGTGGCCAGTTGTTTGTCGATGGCGGAGTCGACGCGGCTCACGAAGAAGCTCGCCACCGAGGCCACGTTGTGCACCGGCAGGCCCGCCGCCGCGCGCGCCTCGAGTCCGGCCAGGTAGGCTTCGATGACCCGGGCATGCGCTTCGATGGAAAAGAGCAGCGTGACATTCACGTTGATGCCGTCGGCGATCAGCGTGCGGATGGCTTCGGCACCTTCGACCGTGCCGGGCACCTTGATCATCAGGTTCGGACGGTCGACGATGGCCCACAGACGACGGGCTTCCGCCACCGTGCCGGCCGCATCGCGCGCCAGATCGGGCGAGACTTCCAGCGAGACGTATCCATCCACGGCCGCGGTCGTCTCATAGACACCGCGGAAGGCATCGCAGGCGTCCCGCACATCGGTGGTGGCCAGCACGAAGAACGCGTCACGGTCGTCGAGCGACGGCTCGACCGTCGCCAGCTGTGCATCGTACGCCGCCCCTTCGGCCAGGGCCTTCTCGAAAATCGTCGGATTGGAGGTCATCCCCGTGAGGGCATCCTCGGCGATCCGGCGGGTCAGGTCTCCGTTGGAGAGCATGACGCGGTCGATGTAGTCCAGCCAGAGTGACTGGCCGGCGGCGTGCAGCGCGTGAAGACGTTTGGACATGACAGGGAAAAAGGCGACGGTCGGTTACGGCACAACCATGCATCCTAATGGGCTGCACGATCCCCGGTCGAGAGCGTGACGACCCGTTACTGAAACAGGACCGGAATCTTTCAATCTACAACAACCCGCCCGCTCATCCGACCGGACGAATCCCCGGAACCCGACTACACTTGAAGACCATGGAGCTTCGGGACACCTTCGCGTTTCACGTGCGGCCGCAGAGTCAGCCGATGTCCCCGTGGGCGAAAGTGCGGGCAGTTACGTGGGCGATCGTCGGCGCGACGGTCATGAGCGCCTGCGCCTCGTCCGGAAGGCCGGCCGCGAGCACCGGGGACACCCGGCCGGCAAGCTCATTGGCGGCTGAGGCGACGCCGGCCGCGTGCGGGACGGTAACCCCGACCGTCACCCGCCGTGACGAGGCGGCGGAGACGCCGGTGGCCACGTTCGACACGGCATGGAGCATCATCCGGCGCACCCACTGGGACACCACCTACAACGGCGTGAACTGGCTGGCCCTGCGCGATGAACTCCGTCCCCGGGCCGCCGCGGCCCGCACGCGGGGAGAGCTGCGTGCGGTGCTCTCGGACATGGTCGGCCGTCTTCGCCAATCCCACTTCGCGGTGATTCCGCAGGAACTCGCCGACGGAGTGTCCGGTGGAAACGACAGCGGCGAGCCCACGCGCGGAGGAGGAGGATGGCTGGGTGTCACCTACCGCTATCTGGACGGCGCGATGGTGCTGACGGCCGTGGACAGCGGCGGGCCCGCCGGGCGGGCCGGC
The nucleotide sequence above comes from Gemmatimonas aurantiaca. Encoded proteins:
- a CDS encoding MBL fold metallo-hydrolase yields the protein MRLIFLGTGTSFGVPQIGCGCAVCHSPDPRDKRSRCGAVIEIDAPHGNLHENPHGTPQTPVRLLIDTPPELRLQLVAAGIASVDAVLYTHEHADHIHGIDDLRAITIHRPTPLPLYGEAATLATLATRFPYVVDEHHRPSPGTTRPQGRPVPVTSGVPFEVQGVRVLPFSVPHGRASVTAYRIGDIGYVTDAKTLPPDALEALAGVRVLVLNALLRHAHPSHLSIDEAIAMARRVGAERTYFTHLTHDNFHAALVAELPAGIAPAHDGLVVDLPERARS
- the pyk gene encoding pyruvate kinase; the encoded protein is MPIEPMTIPRTGPERAAVDAPVPEVTNTIQRPYVPRTKIVGTLGPSSNSPEGIRALVDAGLDVARINFSHGTHEIHERTIKAVREVSAAAGRPVAILADLQGPRIRIGVLPAPRELEVGGEVVLVPEALASGDEIPITYADLCHDVNPGNRVLINDGLFELVVTRVENPRVWATVVHGGTLTSNKGMNLPGIAVSAPSLTEKDKADLAFAVAHELDMIALSFVRRAQDIEELRALIPRTMLIVAKIEKDVALENIEEIMRATDAVMVARGDLGVELPFEEVPIAQKHIIATANRMGRPVITATQMLESMIDNPRPTRAEASDVANAILDGTDAVMLSAETAAGHYPRLAVEAMRRIIKEIEIHPAAIHPRKYERRVMAGVNTEEAIAAATVAAVRMLDAPLVIVFTKSGFTARIVASHRPSVPILTLTDEPRVCRQLALVWGVVPRLVPTARGYDHMVAMALREALDLNLVTKGDRVLVTAGVPFDVPGTTNLLKVETV
- the tal gene encoding transaldolase, coding for MSKRLHALHAAGQSLWLDYIDRVMLSNGDLTRRIAEDALTGMTSNPTIFEKALAEGAAYDAQLATVEPSLDDRDAFFVLATTDVRDACDAFRGVYETTAAVDGYVSLEVSPDLARDAAGTVAEARRLWAIVDRPNLMIKVPGTVEGAEAIRTLIADGINVNVTLLFSIEAHARVIEAYLAGLEARAAAGLPVHNVASVASFFVSRVDSAIDKQLATKAAAANDDAALLALQGKAAIANAKLAYRLFQASFSGARWEALSTLGARVQRPLWASTSTKNPAYRDVIYVEELIGPDTVNTLPPATLEAFRDHGEVRQSVTEHVADAERALAALEAQGISLQAVTDTLLAEGLASFEQSFVTLLAGLGRKRATLVGSH